A portion of the Corynebacterium rouxii genome contains these proteins:
- a CDS encoding adenine phosphoribosyltransferase yields MTVPLYADAREAIACKTRFVPDFPVPGVIFEDLTPVLADATAFSLIVDELAENAMRLGADFIGGLDARGFLLGSAVAYKAGTGILAIRKKGKLPPPVHSEEYSLEYGTAALELPAEGLELEGKKVVLVDDVLATGGTLDAARKLIEACGATVSGYAVVLEVDGLGGRERLNDTPLVVINEGATA; encoded by the coding sequence ATGACTGTCCCCCTGTATGCAGATGCCCGAGAAGCAATTGCGTGTAAAACTCGTTTCGTTCCCGATTTCCCTGTACCTGGAGTAATTTTTGAGGACCTCACTCCAGTATTGGCTGATGCCACCGCTTTTTCTCTCATCGTTGATGAATTGGCAGAAAATGCAATGCGATTAGGAGCTGATTTCATTGGTGGGTTAGACGCACGTGGATTTCTTCTAGGCTCTGCAGTCGCGTACAAAGCCGGAACCGGCATTCTTGCCATTAGGAAAAAGGGCAAATTACCTCCGCCAGTACACTCTGAGGAATATTCTTTAGAGTATGGCACTGCAGCACTCGAGCTACCTGCTGAAGGTCTAGAGTTGGAAGGCAAAAAGGTCGTGCTGGTCGACGACGTTTTGGCTACTGGTGGCACATTGGATGCGGCTCGCAAATTGATTGAAGCTTGTGGTGCCACTGTAAGTGGATACGCAGTTGTGCTCGAAGTTGACGGACTGGGTGGCCGGGAGCGATTGAACGATACACCTTTGGTAGTAATTAATGAAGGCGCTACGGCGTAA
- the hisS gene encoding histidine--tRNA ligase: MSKKKLQTIQAPKGVPDYIPPVSPEFLEVRDTFAHQAHLAGYEHIELPIFEDTTLFARGVGESTDVVTKEMYTFADRGDRSVTLRPEGTAGVMRAVIEHNLDRGQLPVKLNYYGPFFRYERPQAGRYRQLQQVGVEAIGVDDPALDAEVIALADRSLKAIGLTGYRLELTSLGDHTCRPQYREMLQEFLFKLPLDEETRHRAEINPLRVLDDKRPEIQEMTVDAPLMLDNLSDSSRKHFELVTGMLDDLNVAYVVNPRMVRGLDYYTKTTFEFVHDGLGAQSGIGGGGRYDGLMAQLGGQELSGIGYALGVDRCLLALEAEQKRVTDGSRVNVFGVAMGSAAKREMVRIIDALRSAGISADMAYGDRGLKGAMKGADRAGARFALVLGDRELENNCVAVKDLAQQEQRDVPLDNLILEIQSAL, from the coding sequence GTGAGTAAAAAGAAACTGCAGACGATTCAAGCCCCTAAGGGTGTGCCAGACTATATTCCACCAGTTTCCCCCGAATTTTTGGAGGTGCGTGATACTTTTGCCCATCAAGCGCATCTGGCGGGTTATGAGCACATCGAGCTGCCGATCTTTGAAGACACCACTTTGTTTGCCCGTGGCGTCGGTGAATCAACCGATGTGGTAACGAAAGAAATGTACACATTTGCGGATCGAGGGGATCGGTCAGTTACGCTTCGTCCTGAAGGTACAGCTGGCGTAATGCGTGCAGTTATCGAGCACAATCTCGATCGCGGACAACTTCCGGTCAAGCTCAACTACTATGGTCCGTTTTTCCGCTATGAGCGCCCGCAAGCGGGGCGTTACCGCCAGCTGCAACAAGTAGGCGTTGAAGCTATCGGTGTTGATGACCCCGCTCTCGATGCGGAAGTTATTGCACTTGCGGACCGCTCTCTCAAGGCAATTGGCTTGACTGGTTACCGTTTGGAGCTTACGAGTCTTGGCGACCACACGTGTCGTCCGCAATACCGAGAAATGCTCCAAGAATTCTTGTTTAAGCTGCCTTTGGACGAAGAAACTCGTCATCGTGCGGAGATTAATCCACTACGAGTTTTGGACGATAAGCGTCCAGAAATTCAAGAGATGACTGTAGATGCGCCGTTGATGTTGGATAACCTGTCTGATTCGAGTAGGAAACACTTCGAGCTGGTTACGGGAATGCTGGATGATCTCAACGTTGCCTATGTAGTCAATCCTCGAATGGTTCGTGGTTTGGACTACTACACCAAGACCACATTTGAGTTTGTTCATGACGGTTTGGGTGCACAGTCGGGTATTGGAGGCGGTGGGCGTTACGACGGCCTCATGGCGCAGTTGGGCGGCCAAGAACTTTCAGGTATCGGCTATGCACTGGGAGTGGACCGCTGCTTGCTTGCTCTTGAAGCGGAACAAAAGCGAGTAACCGATGGCTCTCGAGTGAACGTTTTTGGTGTGGCCATGGGTTCGGCAGCGAAGCGCGAAATGGTTCGGATCATCGACGCACTTCGTTCTGCTGGTATCAGTGCAGATATGGCCTATGGCGATCGCGGTTTGAAAGGTGCGATGAAAGGTGCGGACCGCGCTGGAGCTCGTTTTGCTCTTGTGTTAGGCGATCGTGAGCTTGAAAACAATTGTGTTGCTGTTAAAGATCTAGCTCAACAAGAGCAACGCGATGTACCCCTTGACAATTTGATCTTGGAGATTCAGTCAGCGTTGTAA
- a CDS encoding YhgE/Pip domain-containing protein, producing the protein MNLFHIGTEFRRFGHGKLPPIAIVVIMLMPLLFGGLFVWSYWDPIGHLNKLPVAVVNSDTGVTKEGKTINAGEQITHRLVDQQQAKFIEVSAEQARKGIADGTYYFAIEFPTDFSQAATSVKDPQPHQAKLNAVYNNANGFLATMLGNQVVGRVLAAVNENLGSQVANQLLVGFNTIGQGLGAAADGAGQLADGSHKAHDGADKLADGSTQLNNGLQQANDGAHKLYDGAGQLDQGIHTASNGADALADGLTKLNAATDTLGNGAGQVSAGVDKLAGVAQQASDAQAQLTVPLVNLSAQLRATGIPQAIDLANSADGIINSINAAGIGPQSDMMTQLSKLRNGASEIHRQLSDPTAQYRAGINSATEGAQKLSTGLHQLSDGSEKLVIGTKTLADGTTKLSAGSQQLTVGASQLSSGLVRLDEGASELSLKLGESKDKIPQFPDETIADSARNVSTPVAENVARDSLSLFGLGLAPMFIALGLFMGGTVTFMLMRPLQRRVVDSGVTPFRVVLASYIPAVIVGFCQATIMFLVQRYAIGLHAHNEFLLWGAMCLTSMCFMAITQGLNTVFGSTVGRVLCIAFMSLQIVSSGGLYPPETQPAPLRWFHTFDPMTYSVNILRQAIYPTDVALDHRAVQGVSVLIFIGALFLLFSTIAAMRERQMKMKDFHPEVAV; encoded by the coding sequence ATGAACCTATTTCATATCGGTACGGAATTCCGCAGATTCGGACATGGAAAACTACCTCCCATAGCAATTGTCGTTATCATGCTTATGCCCTTGCTCTTCGGCGGATTATTTGTTTGGTCTTACTGGGATCCAATCGGACATCTCAACAAATTGCCCGTAGCAGTAGTCAACTCAGATACAGGAGTAACCAAAGAAGGCAAGACCATCAACGCAGGTGAACAGATCACCCATAGACTTGTCGATCAACAACAAGCAAAATTTATAGAGGTCTCCGCCGAACAAGCTCGCAAAGGAATTGCTGACGGCACCTACTACTTCGCTATCGAATTCCCCACAGATTTTTCTCAAGCTGCTACCAGCGTAAAGGATCCCCAGCCACATCAAGCAAAACTAAATGCTGTCTACAACAATGCCAATGGCTTTTTAGCTACAATGTTGGGTAACCAAGTTGTAGGACGCGTTCTCGCCGCAGTAAATGAGAATCTTGGATCACAAGTAGCAAACCAACTCCTTGTCGGGTTTAATACCATCGGCCAAGGCCTTGGCGCTGCAGCAGATGGAGCCGGCCAACTCGCAGACGGATCCCATAAAGCTCATGATGGTGCCGACAAGCTGGCAGACGGCTCAACACAGCTCAACAATGGACTCCAACAAGCAAACGACGGAGCACACAAGCTTTACGACGGCGCAGGCCAACTTGACCAGGGAATTCATACCGCGAGTAACGGTGCTGACGCACTCGCCGACGGACTAACAAAACTCAACGCAGCGACCGATACCCTCGGAAACGGCGCGGGTCAAGTATCTGCGGGCGTCGATAAGCTCGCGGGCGTCGCACAACAAGCGAGCGACGCTCAAGCACAATTGACAGTTCCACTCGTTAACCTGAGTGCCCAACTACGTGCCACAGGCATACCCCAAGCGATCGACCTTGCTAACAGCGCCGACGGCATTATTAACTCCATCAACGCAGCCGGAATCGGTCCTCAATCGGATATGATGACTCAGCTTTCGAAACTACGAAACGGGGCATCGGAAATACACCGACAGCTTTCCGATCCCACGGCACAATATCGCGCAGGTATAAATTCAGCAACGGAAGGTGCTCAAAAACTTTCCACTGGGTTGCATCAGTTGTCTGATGGCTCCGAAAAGCTTGTTATAGGTACCAAGACCCTAGCCGATGGCACGACCAAGCTTTCAGCAGGATCTCAACAGCTGACGGTGGGTGCATCGCAACTTAGCTCAGGATTAGTTCGTCTTGATGAAGGCGCTTCCGAACTATCGCTCAAGCTAGGAGAGAGCAAAGACAAAATTCCGCAATTCCCTGATGAGACGATCGCTGACTCAGCGCGAAACGTATCTACACCTGTGGCAGAAAACGTTGCCAGAGATTCCCTCTCGCTTTTTGGATTAGGGCTCGCACCTATGTTTATCGCACTAGGACTATTCATGGGCGGCACCGTAACCTTCATGCTCATGCGTCCACTACAGCGACGTGTAGTTGATTCAGGTGTAACACCATTCCGCGTTGTTCTAGCATCCTATATACCTGCCGTTATCGTGGGATTTTGTCAAGCAACCATTATGTTCTTAGTGCAACGCTATGCTATTGGGCTTCACGCTCATAACGAATTCCTTCTGTGGGGAGCGATGTGCCTGACATCCATGTGCTTCATGGCGATAACCCAAGGACTCAACACAGTATTCGGCTCTACTGTCGGACGCGTATTGTGTATCGCATTCATGTCGCTACAGATCGTATCTTCCGGAGGACTGTACCCACCGGAAACACAACCAGCACCACTGCGCTGGTTCCATACCTTCGATCCGATGACATACTCAGTAAATATCCTTCGGCAGGCGATTTACCCAACAGACGTAGCTTTAGACCATCGAGCAGTACAAGGTGTTAGCGTCTTGATCTTCATCGGTGCACTTTTCCTACTATTTTCTACAATTGCCGCAATGCGAGAACGGCAAATGAAGATGAAAGACTTCCATCCAGAAGTAGCGGTATAA
- the tpx gene encoding thiol peroxidase — MAITHFQELAVETSGSLPQVGQALPPFLLVDADLTDFDAKRFAGKKIILNVFPSIDTGVCAQSVRHFNKEAADLADTVVICASEDLPFAHSRFCAAEGLDNVITGSSFRSSFGQDYGVVLEGSPLKGLLARAIIVADEQGTVLHSQLVDEITTEPDYAAALASIK; from the coding sequence ATGGCTATTACACATTTTCAAGAATTAGCAGTAGAAACTAGCGGATCTCTTCCACAAGTTGGGCAGGCTCTTCCTCCTTTCCTTCTCGTCGATGCAGATTTGACTGATTTCGATGCTAAGCGGTTTGCCGGCAAAAAGATTATTCTCAACGTTTTTCCGTCTATTGATACTGGGGTTTGCGCGCAATCGGTGCGGCACTTTAATAAGGAAGCGGCTGATTTAGCTGACACTGTGGTGATTTGTGCTTCTGAGGATCTACCATTTGCGCATTCTCGTTTCTGTGCTGCTGAGGGCCTCGATAATGTCATTACGGGATCCTCGTTCCGTTCTTCTTTTGGTCAAGACTATGGAGTTGTCCTCGAGGGATCACCATTGAAGGGCTTGTTAGCCCGTGCCATCATCGTTGCTGATGAGCAAGGTACTGTTCTTCACTCCCAGCTGGTCGATGAGATCACGACTGAGCCTGATTATGCGGCTGCTTTGGCGTCCATCAAGTAA
- a CDS encoding RelA/SpoT family protein: MTQDKKTAKQSNSMRSMSARLARSLTGNRVRVNSVLEPMLAIHREFHPKADAEVLNRAYATAERLHDGVFRKSGDPYITHPLAVATIAAEIGMDTTTLVAALLHDTVEDTDYSLEDLTADFGAEVARLVDGVTKLDKVALGAAAEAETIRKMIVAMSQDPRVLVIKVADRLHNMRTMRFLPPEKQAKKARQTLEVIAPLAHRLGMASVKWELEDLSFAILYPKKYDEVVRLVADRAPSRDRYLNQVIAQLTSTLKENHIDAEVMGRPKHYWSIYQKMIVRGKDFDEIFDLVGIRVLVDNVNNCYAAIGVVHSLYSAMPGRFKDYISSPKFGVYQSLHTTVMGDGGKPLEVQVRTHEMHYNAEFGIAAHWRYKETKGKNSGEQAEIDQMAWMRQLLDWQKEAADPNEFLDSLRYDLTSKQIFVFTPKGDVVNLPVNSTPVDFAYAVHTEVGHRCIGAKINGKLVALESKLKSGDRVEIFTSKDQNAGPSRDWQDFVVSPRAKAKIRQWFAKERREEYLEVGRDALATEVQRGGLPMHRLFTAQSMKQVATELHYPDVDALYTAIGSGSISAAHVANRLIAAFGDTEDAENTLVSRTPFSELVSSKSQVTDKNGILVEGSPDVMAKLAKCCMPVPGDEIFGFVTRGGGVSVHRTDCTNADSLRNEPERLVNVQWASEGGSVFAATLQLEALDREGLLMDLTRVINEQRVQVVAMSSHASDDHVATVRFTFSVSDTKQLGSLMTQLRNTEAVFDVYRVTSGG; encoded by the coding sequence ATGACGCAAGATAAGAAAACAGCGAAGCAGTCCAATTCGATGCGGAGCATGTCAGCTCGATTGGCCAGAAGCCTTACGGGTAACAGGGTTCGGGTGAACTCCGTACTGGAGCCCATGCTGGCGATTCATAGGGAATTTCATCCTAAAGCAGATGCGGAGGTGCTCAATCGAGCCTATGCAACTGCGGAACGGCTTCATGACGGAGTATTCCGAAAGTCGGGGGACCCTTATATTACTCATCCGCTAGCGGTTGCAACGATCGCAGCGGAAATCGGCATGGATACCACTACATTGGTGGCGGCGTTACTCCATGACACAGTGGAGGATACGGATTACTCCCTTGAAGATCTCACAGCTGACTTTGGCGCTGAAGTAGCTCGTTTGGTCGATGGTGTTACCAAACTTGATAAGGTTGCCTTGGGTGCTGCTGCTGAAGCAGAAACAATCCGAAAAATGATTGTCGCGATGAGCCAAGATCCACGTGTATTGGTTATCAAAGTAGCTGACCGGTTGCACAATATGCGCACAATGCGCTTCTTACCTCCAGAAAAGCAGGCTAAAAAAGCGCGTCAAACCCTTGAAGTTATTGCCCCATTGGCTCACCGTCTCGGTATGGCCAGCGTCAAATGGGAACTTGAAGACCTCTCCTTCGCTATCTTGTACCCCAAGAAATACGATGAAGTCGTTCGCTTGGTTGCGGATCGTGCTCCTTCACGAGACCGTTACCTTAATCAGGTCATTGCGCAGCTGACTTCTACCCTTAAAGAAAATCATATTGATGCTGAAGTGATGGGTCGACCTAAGCATTATTGGTCGATCTACCAAAAGATGATTGTCCGAGGTAAGGACTTCGATGAGATTTTTGACCTCGTAGGCATTCGGGTTCTCGTCGATAATGTGAATAATTGTTATGCGGCAATCGGCGTTGTCCACTCATTGTATTCAGCTATGCCTGGGCGATTTAAAGACTATATCTCTTCACCTAAGTTCGGTGTCTACCAGTCCCTGCACACAACTGTCATGGGGGATGGTGGCAAGCCGCTTGAAGTACAGGTTCGTACCCATGAGATGCATTACAACGCCGAGTTCGGTATCGCTGCACACTGGCGTTACAAAGAAACCAAAGGCAAGAATAGCGGTGAACAGGCCGAAATTGATCAAATGGCGTGGATGCGCCAGCTGCTGGATTGGCAAAAGGAAGCTGCAGATCCCAATGAGTTTTTGGATTCGTTGCGCTATGACCTGACAAGTAAACAAATTTTTGTGTTTACCCCTAAGGGCGACGTAGTCAATCTGCCAGTTAACTCCACGCCTGTCGATTTTGCTTATGCAGTCCACACTGAAGTGGGGCACCGGTGTATTGGTGCGAAAATCAATGGAAAACTTGTTGCGCTGGAGTCCAAGCTTAAATCTGGTGATCGGGTAGAGATCTTTACTTCGAAGGATCAAAATGCCGGTCCTAGCCGTGACTGGCAAGATTTCGTGGTTTCTCCTCGCGCTAAGGCTAAGATTCGTCAATGGTTTGCCAAGGAACGTCGTGAAGAATATCTCGAAGTTGGTCGCGATGCTTTAGCAACCGAGGTGCAACGTGGTGGTTTGCCAATGCACCGGCTGTTCACCGCACAATCAATGAAGCAGGTTGCTACTGAACTGCATTACCCTGACGTTGATGCGTTGTACACAGCGATTGGTTCAGGCTCGATCTCCGCTGCACATGTTGCTAATAGACTCATTGCTGCATTTGGTGATACTGAAGACGCTGAAAATACTTTGGTATCGCGTACGCCGTTTAGTGAGCTAGTGAGTTCGAAGTCCCAGGTGACCGATAAAAATGGAATTCTCGTCGAGGGAAGCCCTGACGTCATGGCCAAGCTGGCTAAGTGTTGTATGCCAGTTCCAGGGGATGAAATCTTCGGTTTTGTCACCAGAGGTGGCGGAGTTTCGGTACACCGAACTGACTGTACGAACGCGGATAGTCTTAGAAACGAGCCAGAGCGGTTGGTTAACGTTCAATGGGCCTCTGAAGGTGGCAGTGTTTTTGCAGCAACGTTACAGCTGGAAGCGCTGGATCGTGAGGGGTTGCTGATGGATCTGACTCGAGTGATCAATGAGCAACGTGTACAGGTGGTGGCGATGTCGTCACATGCTTCAGATGACCATGTTGCTACGGTACGTTTTACGTTCTCAGTTTCAGATACTAAACAGTTGGGATCGCTTATGACCCAGCTTCGTAATACAGAAGCAGTTTTCGACGTCTACCGTGTGACCTCTGGAGGGTAG
- a CDS encoding peptidylprolyl isomerase, with protein MGTNKERRESAMRSLEKEIKSRDRAEKTKPLGVVAAAAVAVLAIVGGIYWANSSDDSAQTQASDQATPTTEESNFTPLAMKRAKALDDTVTCTYNDAGDASKDVSKPKTESVSAKGTTTVSLDTNKGKIDLELDRAASPCTVNAIEHLAKQKYYDDTVCHRLTTSGIYVLQCGDPSGKGSGGPGFQFDNEYPTDEASDKQTPVVYPRGSIAMANAGEGTNGSQFFLNYKDSPLPPAYTYFGKISDDGLKTLDKIAEAGVKDGGTDGAPTEEVKIKTAAVS; from the coding sequence GTGGGCACTAACAAGGAACGCCGTGAGAGCGCTATGCGATCTCTAGAAAAAGAAATCAAGTCAAGAGATCGTGCAGAAAAAACAAAACCGTTAGGCGTCGTCGCTGCAGCAGCAGTCGCAGTTCTAGCAATCGTCGGCGGTATTTACTGGGCAAACTCCTCGGATGATTCTGCGCAAACCCAAGCTTCTGACCAAGCTACCCCCACAACTGAAGAATCCAACTTCACCCCCCTAGCGATGAAACGTGCCAAGGCACTAGACGATACCGTTACCTGCACCTACAACGATGCGGGCGACGCATCCAAGGACGTATCCAAACCCAAAACTGAATCCGTTTCTGCAAAGGGAACAACCACAGTTTCTCTGGATACAAACAAAGGAAAGATTGATCTTGAACTCGACCGTGCAGCTTCCCCTTGCACCGTCAATGCCATTGAGCATCTTGCCAAGCAAAAATACTATGACGATACTGTTTGCCACCGTCTAACCACTAGTGGAATTTACGTGCTGCAGTGCGGCGATCCAAGCGGTAAGGGCTCAGGTGGACCTGGATTCCAGTTTGATAATGAATACCCAACCGATGAAGCGTCCGATAAGCAAACCCCTGTTGTTTACCCTCGCGGAAGCATTGCCATGGCTAATGCTGGCGAAGGGACCAATGGATCCCAGTTCTTTCTTAACTACAAGGATTCTCCGCTACCACCTGCATACACTTACTTTGGAAAAATCTCTGACGATGGCCTTAAGACCCTAGACAAGATTGCTGAAGCAGGCGTAAAGGACGGCGGCACAGACGGCGCTCCGACTGAAGAAGTAAAGATTAAGACCGCAGCAGTGTCTTAA
- a CDS encoding P-loop NTPase family protein: METTHSLTTDNAPTEDQPILSVSDLHMVSGTHLLELKIYAGLSLVHCGRENSATTLSMTLAGRMKPISGSIELKAQDSDTVLTTPRQLHKAVALAGVPELDSLERLVPVTAAVREQLAWSQPWYRRVPREVTKSETFINAAKLLGLPNSKDFARQSIGDLDPLTRFRLRIALALIARPHTDLLIVDDIDQIRSLRLRADLLRELKNIAASIPVVAMSANDDVDKIADHEIHVAGALQRKQKAKA; this comes from the coding sequence GTGGAAACAACGCACAGCCTCACGACGGACAACGCACCGACTGAAGATCAGCCGATCCTAAGTGTTTCTGACCTCCATATGGTCAGTGGTACGCACCTCCTAGAGTTAAAAATCTACGCTGGTCTTAGCTTGGTGCACTGCGGTCGAGAAAATTCGGCAACCACGTTGTCGATGACGCTCGCAGGACGTATGAAGCCCATAAGTGGTTCGATTGAATTAAAAGCTCAGGATTCAGACACGGTGCTAACAACGCCACGCCAACTGCATAAAGCAGTCGCCTTGGCAGGTGTACCGGAATTAGATTCACTCGAACGACTCGTGCCAGTCACAGCTGCAGTGCGTGAACAATTGGCATGGTCACAGCCTTGGTATCGCCGAGTTCCTCGGGAGGTAACCAAGTCGGAAACGTTCATTAACGCAGCCAAACTACTCGGTCTTCCCAACAGTAAAGATTTTGCGAGACAAAGCATTGGAGATCTCGACCCCCTCACCCGTTTTCGCTTACGTATCGCTCTTGCACTAATTGCAAGACCACACACAGACTTGCTCATTGTGGACGATATCGACCAAATCCGAAGCCTCCGCTTAAGAGCTGATCTTTTAAGGGAGTTAAAAAACATTGCTGCATCAATACCCGTTGTCGCTATGTCCGCCAACGATGACGTTGACAAAATTGCAGACCACGAGATTCACGTTGCTGGCGCCCTACAACGAAAGCAAAAAGCAAAGGCATAA
- a CDS encoding TetR/AcrR family transcriptional regulator, whose amino-acid sequence MRTDALRRRNSIISAGSALLIQAGTHMTVESVAERAKVGIATLYRNFPTREHLLNACISNIADNGIEQLNSIANCPPRSSGEAKQQLITLISLISTIGLNIVIPAIIQPPESSLAPEFLDARRTLMKLMRTIDSNLRATGLIHPSISILDFYTGIIALCAPPHFSATDTPTPTTEHLIDIFIAGCKTGVAKATKNS is encoded by the coding sequence ATGCGAACGGACGCGTTACGAAGGCGAAACAGCATTATCTCAGCCGGAAGCGCTCTCCTTATTCAAGCCGGTACTCACATGACGGTCGAGTCAGTCGCAGAACGCGCCAAAGTCGGAATCGCAACGTTGTACCGAAACTTCCCAACGCGGGAGCATCTCCTTAATGCCTGCATTAGCAATATCGCTGACAATGGCATCGAACAGCTCAATTCCATAGCCAACTGCCCTCCCCGATCATCGGGCGAAGCCAAACAGCAACTCATCACTCTCATATCTCTCATTTCTACGATTGGGCTTAATATCGTTATTCCAGCCATCATCCAGCCTCCCGAATCAAGTTTGGCTCCAGAATTTTTAGACGCCCGACGTACGCTCATGAAGTTGATGCGCACTATCGATTCCAATCTTCGGGCCACAGGACTAATTCATCCCTCCATCTCAATCTTGGACTTCTACACCGGCATTATTGCTCTATGTGCACCCCCTCATTTCAGTGCGACAGATACACCGACTCCCACAACTGAGCACCTCATCGACATCTTCATTGCAGGTTGCAAAACTGGAGTAGCTAAAGCCACTAAAAATAGCTAG
- a CDS encoding L-serine ammonia-lyase yields the protein MSISVTDLFSIGIGPSSSHTVGPLRAAEAFLSENNCPDDSEIAITLHGSLAATGIGHGTDRAAILGLAGYTPITLTPDVKPVFGSAIPTQGTVSGPRGEVHYRLIFDPVPLPEHPNAMTFVAYDPDGNRIGTPEIYYSIGGGFIATADTMREQRTPETAVKSANQDLMPYPFTTGDELLYQCQSNALSIPQLMEANETSIHGSISPVNEHLDSVWATMQECVNQGLSTWGILPGGLEVERRAPQLFQHLTDGPVDTNDALRAMEWVNLFALAVNEENAAGGRVVTAPTNGAAGILPAVLHYAEKFVPQFTETSHRDFLLTAAAIGIIIKYNASISGAEVGCQGEVGSASAMAAAGLCQVLNGTPRQVEHAAEIALEHNLGLTCDPVGGLVQIPCIERNAIGAVKSINAARLSLIGSGKHRVRLDDVVLTMAETGRDMLTKYKETSTGGLAIHLGLPVSITEC from the coding sequence ATGTCAATCAGTGTCACTGATTTGTTTAGTATCGGAATTGGCCCTTCTTCCTCCCACACCGTTGGGCCACTTCGCGCGGCTGAAGCATTTCTTAGTGAAAACAACTGCCCTGATGATTCCGAAATTGCTATCACCTTGCATGGTTCCCTCGCTGCCACCGGCATCGGCCACGGTACCGATCGTGCAGCAATTCTTGGCTTAGCAGGCTACACCCCTATCACTCTTACGCCTGACGTAAAACCTGTTTTTGGCTCCGCAATTCCCACCCAAGGAACAGTCAGTGGCCCCCGAGGAGAGGTACATTATCGCCTCATTTTCGACCCAGTTCCACTACCAGAACACCCCAATGCGATGACTTTCGTCGCCTATGACCCCGATGGCAATCGTATCGGCACCCCTGAGATCTATTACTCCATCGGTGGTGGTTTCATCGCAACAGCCGATACCATGCGCGAACAAAGAACTCCAGAGACAGCTGTCAAATCAGCAAATCAGGACCTAATGCCGTATCCGTTCACCACAGGAGACGAGCTTCTGTATCAATGCCAGAGCAACGCTCTCAGTATTCCACAGCTTATGGAAGCCAATGAAACATCAATCCATGGAAGCATCTCGCCTGTAAACGAACATCTCGATTCCGTATGGGCCACTATGCAAGAATGCGTTAATCAAGGATTGAGTACGTGGGGAATCCTACCGGGTGGACTCGAAGTAGAACGGCGTGCGCCACAGCTTTTCCAACATCTCACTGATGGCCCAGTGGATACCAATGATGCCCTTCGCGCAATGGAATGGGTGAATCTCTTTGCCCTCGCAGTCAACGAGGAAAACGCAGCTGGCGGACGGGTTGTCACTGCTCCTACAAATGGTGCGGCAGGAATTCTCCCTGCAGTTTTGCACTACGCTGAAAAATTTGTTCCTCAATTTACGGAAACAAGCCATCGAGATTTCTTGCTAACAGCTGCCGCTATAGGCATCATCATCAAATACAACGCTTCAATTTCCGGTGCTGAGGTTGGATGCCAAGGTGAAGTTGGCTCAGCAAGCGCTATGGCCGCTGCTGGTCTATGCCAAGTCCTCAATGGAACCCCACGCCAAGTAGAGCATGCTGCAGAAATAGCTCTCGAGCACAATCTCGGGCTAACCTGTGATCCAGTCGGTGGCTTGGTCCAAATTCCATGCATTGAACGCAACGCCATTGGTGCAGTGAAATCTATCAATGCAGCTCGCTTATCGCTTATCGGATCAGGTAAACATCGTGTTCGACTCGATGATGTGGTGCTTACTATGGCTGAAACTGGGCGAGACATGCTCACAAAATACAAAGAAACTTCCACAGGCGGCCTAGCTATTCATCTTGGACTTCCTGTCAGCATCACTGAATGCTAA
- a CDS encoding MBL fold metallo-hydrolase gives MSHMEILSFPAGPYQTNCYVVLSEESEGRRYASVVDPGLCAKELIDQYCEENCVEVVQVLLTHGHIDHCRDAAALANAWAVALQIHRDDEFFLDKGKGMSEDSRLLFHADAMNLPVSVSYLGDGDEVELGGQRFVVRHAPGHSPGCVLFVGKDFCFSGDVLFKGSIGRTDLAHSDPHAMETSLKTVVLGLEDSLTILPGHGPATTMRAERASNPYLRV, from the coding sequence ATGAGCCACATGGAGATTTTGAGTTTTCCAGCAGGACCGTATCAAACCAATTGTTACGTGGTGCTGTCGGAGGAATCTGAGGGGCGTCGATACGCGAGCGTGGTAGACCCTGGACTCTGCGCGAAAGAGCTAATTGATCAGTACTGTGAAGAAAACTGCGTTGAAGTAGTGCAAGTTTTGCTCACTCATGGCCATATTGATCACTGTAGGGATGCTGCTGCTCTTGCTAATGCTTGGGCAGTGGCGTTGCAGATTCATCGCGACGATGAATTCTTTTTGGACAAGGGGAAAGGAATGTCGGAGGACTCGAGATTACTTTTCCACGCCGATGCGATGAATCTCCCAGTTTCAGTGAGCTATTTAGGCGATGGTGATGAAGTTGAACTTGGTGGTCAACGATTCGTTGTTCGCCATGCGCCTGGTCATTCACCTGGGTGCGTCTTGTTCGTTGGTAAAGACTTCTGTTTTTCAGGTGATGTGCTTTTCAAAGGATCGATAGGACGGACTGATCTTGCGCACTCTGATCCTCATGCTATGGAGACCAGTCTAAAGACTGTAGTTCTTGGGTTAGAGGATTCATTGACAATATTGCCTGGGCATGGTCCAGCTACCACGATGCGCGCTGAGAGGGCTTCGAATCCGTATTTGAGGGTGTAG